The following are from one region of the Sandaracinus amylolyticus genome:
- a CDS encoding NAD-dependent epimerase/dehydratase family protein: MSEPVLVTGAGGFVGSGIVRALVARGVFVHAIQRGRYDALEALEREGKLRIVRGDLGDRDAVLRAAEGTRGVFHVAAKAGVWGSYADYYRSNVVGTENVLHACRAHAIPKLVFTSTPSVVHAGDDVEGVDERAPYAERYETAYPETKAVAEKMVLAENAVAGLSTVALRPHLVWGPGDPHLVPRILERARRGRLVLVGGGHKRIDATYVDSAVHAHLCAWDRLAPGAACAGRAYFVAQGEPMPLRELILGILDAAGLPPVTRSIDPRVAYAAGALLEGTYRALRLRGEPPLTRFVAHQLATAHWFDLSAAKRDLGYEAPISTAEGLRRLRASLHAP; the protein is encoded by the coding sequence ATGAGCGAGCCCGTCCTCGTCACAGGCGCCGGCGGCTTCGTCGGCAGCGGCATCGTGCGCGCGCTGGTCGCGCGCGGCGTCTTCGTGCACGCGATCCAGCGCGGTCGCTACGACGCGCTCGAGGCGCTGGAGCGCGAAGGAAAGCTGCGCATCGTCCGTGGTGATCTCGGCGATCGCGACGCGGTGCTGCGCGCTGCCGAGGGCACGCGCGGCGTGTTCCACGTCGCCGCGAAAGCGGGCGTGTGGGGCTCCTACGCCGACTACTACCGCAGCAACGTCGTCGGCACCGAGAACGTGCTCCACGCGTGTCGCGCCCACGCGATCCCGAAGCTCGTCTTCACGAGCACGCCGAGCGTGGTGCACGCGGGCGACGACGTGGAGGGCGTCGACGAGCGCGCGCCCTACGCCGAGCGCTACGAGACCGCGTACCCGGAGACGAAGGCGGTCGCCGAGAAGATGGTGCTCGCCGAGAACGCCGTCGCAGGGCTCTCGACGGTCGCGCTCCGGCCGCACCTCGTGTGGGGCCCGGGCGATCCGCACCTCGTCCCGCGCATCCTCGAGCGCGCGCGCCGAGGTCGTCTGGTGCTCGTCGGCGGCGGGCACAAGCGCATCGATGCGACCTACGTCGACAGCGCGGTGCACGCGCACCTCTGCGCGTGGGATCGCCTCGCGCCGGGCGCCGCGTGCGCCGGTCGCGCGTACTTCGTCGCGCAGGGCGAGCCGATGCCGCTGCGCGAGCTGATCCTCGGGATCCTCGACGCGGCCGGTCTTCCGCCGGTGACGCGCAGCATCGATCCGCGTGTCGCGTACGCGGCGGGCGCGCTGCTCGAGGGCACCTATCGCGCGCTGCGTCTGAGGGGCGAGCCGCCGCTCACGCGCTTCGTCGCGCACCAGCTCGCGACCGCGCACTGGTTCGATCTGAGCGCCGCGAAGCGCGATCTCGGGTACGAGGCGCCGATCTCGACCGCGGAGGGCCTGCGCCGGCTCCGTGCGTCTCTTCACGCGCCCTGA
- a CDS encoding alkaline phosphatase PhoX produces MMSRTLIGCDDGGPASALDAGGVDANGIDAMMADAGSFEFPHRDIPTPPPVRSRIADIGALGEPDANGVRLAPGFTSRIIGRAGELVAGTTYEWHRFPDGGATYATEDGGWIYASNSEVPLIGGVGAVRFDADGEIVAAHRILDRTSVNCAGGKTPWHTWLSCEETGTGQVHECDPWGEHAAVVRPALGRFKHEAAAIDPVRAHVYLTEDESDGRFYRFVPDRLTSRGHPDLSSGRLEVAVVGGDGRVTWAELPDPRFEGEVPTRMQIAESTAFRGGEGIWYHEGIVYFSTKGDNRVWALDVETNELDVLYDIADYTDPVPLRGVDNLTVSCCGDVLVAEDGGSMQVVAILPDGQLKPLVQVVGHAMSEITGPAFDPSGTRLYFSSQRGVEGGGGVGVTFEITGPFHEPV; encoded by the coding sequence ATGATGTCGCGCACGCTGATCGGCTGCGACGACGGAGGGCCAGCGAGCGCCCTCGACGCCGGCGGGGTCGACGCGAACGGCATCGACGCGATGATGGCCGACGCGGGCTCGTTCGAGTTCCCGCACCGCGACATTCCGACGCCGCCGCCGGTGCGCTCGCGCATCGCGGACATCGGCGCGCTCGGTGAGCCCGACGCGAACGGCGTCCGCCTCGCGCCTGGCTTCACGTCGCGCATCATCGGGCGCGCCGGCGAGCTCGTCGCAGGCACGACCTACGAGTGGCACCGCTTCCCCGACGGCGGCGCGACCTACGCGACCGAAGACGGCGGGTGGATCTACGCGTCGAACTCCGAGGTCCCGCTGATCGGCGGCGTGGGCGCGGTGCGCTTCGACGCCGACGGCGAGATCGTCGCCGCGCATCGCATCCTCGATCGCACGAGCGTGAACTGCGCCGGCGGCAAGACGCCGTGGCACACGTGGCTGTCGTGCGAGGAGACCGGCACCGGTCAGGTCCACGAGTGCGATCCGTGGGGCGAGCACGCGGCGGTGGTCCGCCCGGCGCTCGGTCGCTTCAAGCACGAGGCTGCGGCGATCGATCCGGTGCGTGCGCACGTCTATCTCACCGAGGACGAGAGCGACGGTCGCTTCTATCGCTTCGTGCCCGATCGCCTCACGAGCCGGGGTCATCCCGATCTCTCGTCGGGCCGCCTCGAGGTCGCGGTCGTCGGCGGCGACGGGCGCGTCACCTGGGCCGAGCTGCCGGATCCGCGCTTCGAGGGCGAGGTGCCGACGCGCATGCAGATCGCGGAGAGCACCGCGTTCCGCGGCGGCGAGGGCATCTGGTACCACGAGGGGATCGTCTACTTCAGCACCAAGGGCGACAACCGCGTGTGGGCGCTCGACGTGGAGACCAACGAGCTCGACGTCCTCTACGACATCGCCGACTACACCGACCCGGTGCCGCTGCGCGGCGTCGACAACCTCACGGTGTCGTGCTGCGGCGACGTGCTCGTCGCGGAGGACGGCGGCTCGATGCAGGTCGTCGCGATCCTGCCCGACGGCCAGCTCAAGCCGCTGGTGCAGGTCGTCGGCCACGCGATGTCCGAGATCACCGGGCCCGCGTTCGATCCGAGCGGCACGCGCCTCTACTTCAGCTCGCAGCGCGGCGTCGAAGGTGGCGGCGGCGTGGGCGTGACGTTCGAGATCACCGGCCCGTTCCACGAGCCGGTCTGA
- a CDS encoding glycosyltransferase yields MIVVLPCFNEEKRLDPRGVAQLVADPRIDVILVDDGSTDGTRALLESLAARHPTRVTALSMGRNSGKAEAVRTGVNLALERIARGESRDDLVGYLDADFATPPEELSRMLDKIEASHAKVAMGSRIARLGAHVRRKQTRHYLGRLFATTASMVLDMSIYDTQCGAKLFRDTPALRAAMSVPFRSRWVFDVELLGRLTTGNADAPGLSVDDFLEIPLQVWEDVRGSKLGVKGALRGGMDLLRLGARVKSGGRSEFFPKK; encoded by the coding sequence GTGATCGTCGTCCTGCCTTGCTTCAACGAGGAGAAGCGCCTCGATCCCCGCGGTGTGGCGCAGCTCGTCGCGGACCCACGCATCGACGTGATCCTCGTCGACGACGGATCGACCGACGGAACACGCGCGCTCCTCGAGTCGCTCGCGGCGCGCCATCCCACGCGCGTCACCGCGCTCTCGATGGGGCGCAACTCCGGCAAGGCCGAGGCGGTGCGCACCGGGGTGAACCTCGCGCTCGAGCGCATCGCGCGCGGCGAGTCGCGCGACGATCTCGTCGGCTATCTCGACGCCGACTTCGCGACGCCGCCCGAAGAGCTCTCGCGCATGCTCGACAAGATCGAGGCGAGCCACGCGAAGGTCGCGATGGGCTCGCGGATCGCGCGCCTCGGCGCGCACGTGCGGCGCAAGCAGACGCGCCACTATCTCGGTCGTCTCTTCGCGACCACCGCGTCGATGGTGCTCGACATGAGCATCTACGACACGCAGTGCGGCGCGAAGCTCTTTCGCGACACGCCCGCGCTTCGCGCCGCGATGAGCGTGCCCTTCCGATCGCGCTGGGTGTTCGACGTCGAGCTGCTGGGACGGCTCACCACCGGCAACGCCGACGCGCCCGGGCTCTCGGTCGACGACTTCCTCGAGATCCCGCTGCAGGTCTGGGAGGACGTGCGCGGCAGCAAGCTCGGCGTGAAGGGCGCGCTGCGGGGCGGGATGGATCTGCTGCGCCTCGGCGCTCGGGTGAAGAGCGGCGGGCGCAGCGAGTTCTTCCCGAAGAAATGA
- a CDS encoding tetratricopeptide repeat protein: protein MSGQRDGEKWDAAQEGAELIAEGEIDAAIRELEAVIDRDPKNEYAYYFLGAAHFEKGAFDKAMKASVKALEIAPQYLGALVQLGHALRMMGRHQEAIRVARQLLAQNKDDGDALYLLGLSHYARGERAAAAEYLNRFLATKPELEVANEVHGLLQVLRGDVEPSDEGEGGGGGPDRSLN from the coding sequence ATGAGCGGCCAGAGAGACGGAGAGAAGTGGGATGCGGCGCAGGAAGGCGCGGAGCTGATCGCCGAGGGCGAGATCGACGCCGCGATCCGCGAGCTCGAAGCGGTGATCGATCGCGATCCGAAGAACGAGTACGCGTACTACTTCCTCGGCGCGGCGCACTTCGAGAAGGGCGCGTTCGACAAGGCGATGAAGGCGTCGGTGAAGGCGCTCGAGATCGCGCCGCAGTACCTCGGCGCGCTGGTCCAGCTCGGCCACGCGCTGCGCATGATGGGCCGGCACCAGGAGGCGATCCGCGTCGCACGCCAGCTCCTCGCGCAGAACAAGGACGACGGCGACGCGCTGTACCTGCTCGGCCTCTCGCACTACGCGCGCGGCGAGCGCGCGGCGGCGGCGGAGTACCTGAATCGCTTCCTCGCGACGAAGCCCGAGCTCGAGGTCGCGAACGAGGTGCACGGCCTCCTGCAGGTGCTGCGCGGCGACGTGGAGCCGAGCGACGAAGGCGAGGGCGGCGGTGGCGGCCCGGACCGCAGCCTGAACTGA
- a CDS encoding SCO4402 family protein, whose protein sequence is MLRYPSMRRELVECLEILGSPELRDGRTGEPIQLDVPVHFLFDDSVLADDAERAIGWYLVDADEAQLVRDVIGAIDRIFVAHGTEHPDQYFLELPEWTRVLGLARTAATTLKDRDPGHW, encoded by the coding sequence ATGCTGAGATACCCGAGCATGCGTCGTGAGCTGGTCGAGTGTCTCGAGATCCTCGGCAGCCCCGAGCTCCGTGATGGACGCACGGGTGAGCCGATCCAGCTCGACGTGCCGGTGCACTTCCTGTTCGACGACAGCGTCCTCGCCGACGACGCCGAGCGCGCGATCGGTTGGTACCTCGTCGATGCCGACGAAGCGCAGCTGGTTCGCGACGTGATCGGCGCGATCGATCGGATCTTCGTCGCGCACGGGACCGAGCATCCCGACCAGTACTTCCTGGAGCTGCCCGAGTGGACGCGAGTGCTCGGCCTCGCTCGCACAGCGGCCACGACGTTGAAGGATCGCGATCCCGGGCACTGGTGA
- the purF gene encoding amidophosphoribosyltransferase, whose translation MCGVVGIWGAPQASNLTYLGLHALQHRGQESAGIVSTDGGRLFAHKSLGLVQDAFSQPVLEALPGDRAIGHVRYSTAGGGGLKNAQPIAVDYAMGSLAVGHNGNFTNFEEVRARLEAAGSIFNSSSDTEVLVHLIARSREATTVGRVSDALKQMQGAYSIVFLTTDELIAVRDPHGFRPLCLGTLSAYPGLPGATVVASEPSAFELIGAEYVRDLEPGEMIVADREGVRSLRPFETRAQRMCIFEYVYFARPDSKLNGISVYETRKRLGAILAEECPADVDVVIPVPDSGVASALGYAGRLGIPFELGLIRSHYVGRTFIEPSQSIRHFGVKLKLSPVRAVLEGKRVAVIDDSIVRGTTSRKIVKMLRDAGAKEVHLRISSPPTRWPCYYGIDTPSRNELIAASHSPAEVAKYVTSDTVGYLSIDGLHRAVRGEGPGREGFCDACFSGDYPVPFATENGTGKRSLPLASV comes from the coding sequence ATGTGCGGCGTCGTCGGCATCTGGGGCGCCCCGCAGGCGTCCAACCTGACCTACCTCGGGCTCCATGCCCTGCAGCATCGCGGCCAGGAGAGCGCAGGCATCGTCAGCACCGACGGCGGGCGCCTCTTCGCGCACAAGTCGCTCGGGCTCGTGCAGGACGCGTTCTCGCAGCCGGTGCTCGAGGCGCTGCCGGGCGACCGCGCGATCGGGCACGTGCGCTACTCCACCGCCGGCGGCGGTGGGCTCAAGAACGCGCAGCCGATCGCGGTGGACTACGCGATGGGCTCGCTCGCGGTCGGGCACAACGGCAACTTCACGAACTTCGAGGAAGTGCGGGCGCGCCTCGAGGCCGCGGGCTCGATCTTCAACAGCTCGAGCGACACCGAGGTGCTGGTGCACCTCATCGCGCGCAGCCGCGAGGCCACCACGGTCGGTCGCGTGAGCGACGCGCTCAAGCAGATGCAGGGCGCCTACTCGATCGTGTTCCTCACGACCGACGAGCTCATCGCAGTGCGCGACCCGCACGGGTTCCGCCCGCTCTGCCTCGGCACGCTCAGCGCGTACCCCGGCCTGCCCGGCGCGACGGTCGTCGCGAGCGAGCCCTCGGCGTTCGAGCTGATCGGCGCCGAGTACGTGCGCGACCTCGAGCCCGGCGAGATGATCGTCGCGGATCGCGAGGGCGTGCGCTCGCTGCGTCCGTTCGAGACGCGCGCGCAGCGCATGTGCATCTTCGAGTACGTCTACTTCGCGCGGCCCGACTCGAAGCTGAACGGCATCAGCGTGTACGAGACGCGCAAGCGGCTCGGCGCGATCCTCGCGGAGGAGTGCCCGGCCGACGTCGACGTGGTGATCCCGGTGCCCGACAGCGGCGTCGCGTCGGCGCTCGGCTACGCGGGGCGGCTCGGGATCCCGTTCGAGCTCGGGCTGATCCGCAGCCACTACGTGGGCCGCACGTTCATCGAGCCGAGCCAGTCGATCCGACACTTCGGCGTGAAGCTCAAGCTCTCGCCGGTGCGCGCGGTGCTCGAGGGCAAGCGCGTCGCGGTGATCGACGACTCGATCGTGCGCGGCACGACGAGCCGCAAGATCGTGAAGATGCTGCGCGACGCGGGCGCGAAGGAAGTGCACCTGCGCATCAGCTCGCCGCCGACGCGCTGGCCTTGTTACTACGGCATCGACACGCCCTCGCGGAACGAGCTGATCGCGGCGAGCCACAGCCCCGCCGAGGTCGCGAAGTACGTGACGAGCGACACGGTCGGCTATCTCTCGATCGACGGCCTGCATCGCGCGGTGCGCGGCGAGGGCCCGGGTCGCGAGGGCTTCTGCGACGCGTGCTTCAGCGGCGACTATCCCGTGCCCTTCGCGACCGAGAACGGCACCGGCAAGCGCTCGCTGCCGCTCGCGAGCGTTTGA
- a CDS encoding DUF1592 domain-containing protein — translation MRFRSPLSLLTALVLALTTACTGLLGEAAAGPDGVGPGPGPGDGPRDPGGNPIDPSDPVDPGEPIVCEGEAPGRRSLRLLTRDEYRATVADLLGIAAPDVDSFPVETSVRGYDNESNAQLVTGRHADAYAGAAETLVATVDPARFAACDLSATSCQRQLVEAFGRRAFRRPLASDEVDRYVALFASELIVGDARIGARLAMEAMLASPSFLYRSEVGEAQADGTFALTSWEIATALSYLFWGTMPDDALFALAESDSLRDTAIIEREARRMLDDPRSEDAVAAFVSRWLGTTRLLGTNRDATLFPGFTDTVRESMLAEERAFVRHVMYEGTGRFSELFSADYLMVDANLRTYYGLGAGGSAAFERVSAPPERVGGLLVMGSVMASHAHSNESSPIRRGLFVRDRLLCQDLPPPPANADTTPPGLDPTLTTRERFRRHTDDPVCSSCHQFIDGVGFPFERFDAVGAYREQENGLAIDTSGELIGVETLSDGARLALSSPQDLAAQISESDTARDCMARQWWRWARGTIERDAGDACSVRALATRFDESGGDLRELMVAVVTQPSFRIRRAAEEVAP, via the coding sequence ATGCGCTTCCGCTCACCGTTGTCTCTGCTCACCGCGCTCGTGCTCGCCCTCACGACGGCGTGCACCGGCCTGCTCGGCGAGGCGGCCGCAGGGCCCGACGGCGTGGGCCCCGGGCCGGGCCCAGGCGATGGCCCGCGCGATCCAGGGGGCAACCCGATCGACCCGAGCGATCCCGTCGATCCGGGCGAGCCCATCGTGTGCGAGGGCGAGGCGCCGGGCCGTCGCTCGCTGCGCTTGCTGACGCGCGACGAGTACCGCGCGACGGTCGCGGATCTGCTCGGCATCGCCGCGCCCGACGTCGACTCGTTCCCGGTCGAGACCTCGGTGCGCGGCTACGACAACGAGTCGAACGCGCAGCTCGTCACCGGACGCCACGCCGATGCGTACGCGGGCGCGGCCGAGACGCTGGTCGCGACGGTCGATCCCGCGCGCTTCGCCGCGTGCGATCTCTCGGCGACGTCGTGCCAGCGGCAGCTCGTCGAGGCGTTCGGCCGTCGCGCGTTCCGCCGTCCGCTCGCGAGCGACGAGGTCGATCGTTACGTCGCGCTCTTCGCGAGCGAGCTGATCGTCGGTGATGCGCGCATCGGCGCGCGGCTCGCGATGGAGGCGATGCTCGCGTCGCCGTCGTTCCTCTACCGCAGCGAGGTCGGCGAGGCGCAGGCGGACGGCACGTTCGCGCTCACCTCGTGGGAGATCGCGACCGCGCTCTCCTATCTCTTCTGGGGCACGATGCCCGACGACGCGCTCTTCGCGCTCGCGGAGAGCGACTCGCTGCGCGACACCGCGATCATCGAGCGCGAGGCGCGCCGCATGCTCGACGATCCGCGCAGCGAGGACGCGGTCGCTGCGTTCGTCTCGCGCTGGCTCGGCACCACCCGCCTGCTCGGCACGAACCGCGACGCGACGCTCTTCCCGGGGTTCACCGACACGGTGCGCGAGTCGATGCTCGCCGAGGAGCGCGCGTTCGTGCGCCACGTGATGTACGAGGGCACCGGGCGGTTCAGCGAGCTCTTCAGCGCCGACTACCTGATGGTCGACGCGAACCTGCGCACCTACTACGGGCTCGGTGCCGGCGGCAGCGCGGCGTTCGAGCGCGTGAGCGCGCCGCCGGAGCGCGTCGGCGGTCTGCTCGTGATGGGCAGCGTCATGGCGAGCCACGCGCACTCGAACGAGAGCTCGCCGATCCGTCGCGGTCTCTTCGTGCGCGATCGCCTGCTCTGCCAGGACCTCCCGCCGCCTCCCGCGAACGCCGACACCACGCCGCCGGGGCTCGATCCGACGCTCACGACGCGCGAGCGGTTCCGCCGCCACACCGACGATCCGGTGTGCTCGTCGTGCCACCAGTTCATCGACGGCGTGGGCTTTCCCTTCGAGCGCTTCGACGCGGTCGGCGCGTATCGCGAGCAGGAGAACGGGCTCGCGATCGACACGAGCGGCGAGCTGATCGGCGTCGAGACGCTGAGCGACGGCGCGCGCCTCGCGCTGTCGAGCCCGCAGGATCTCGCGGCGCAGATCTCGGAGAGCGACACCGCGCGCGACTGCATGGCGCGCCAGTGGTGGCGCTGGGCGCGCGGCACGATCGAGCGCGACGCGGGCGATGCGTGCTCGGTGCGCGCGCTCGCGACGCGCTTCGACGAGAGCGGTGGTGACCTGCGCGAGCTGATGGTGGCGGTCGTGACCCAGCCCTCGTTCCGGATCCGTCGTGCGGCAGAGGAGGTGGCGCCGTGA
- a CDS encoding DUF1552 domain-containing protein: MKRRSFLKGLAAGAALAPIGIHTFARSARAAGEGRALFVYIPDGCIPDRWHPRGSSGSSTFTLPEMSAPLERVRQHLTFLDGLDMYAGGPTHEGGCAKVLTGTDPTSLDVFLGQTLREGVPHPSVHLGVGSNFENGSGSFSRLMGTEVKADDDPLNAFSRLFGGREMTDTSAEELRIRRRRSVLDAISGDLTALRGRLGSVERTKLDVHTESLRELERRLMAPVGGSCSDVAFNAGGYRNVETDYYPKTYHKEDNFLTVGRLQQDLAVLSLGCGITRVASIMWSHPVSPTHVRDSTATLGNHDASHYGNADSDTARQFVALKRWFADRFAELIEKLASTPDGEGTLLDSTVVMLCSELGDSNAHDHKRVPFVVAGGAGVRLRGNRFIDYRGGHGGENEAHSKLLVSIAQAVGVPVETYGYSGHGSGGLEGLLT; encoded by the coding sequence ATGAAGCGTCGTTCGTTCCTGAAGGGCCTCGCGGCGGGTGCGGCGCTCGCGCCGATCGGGATCCACACGTTCGCGCGCAGCGCGCGCGCGGCGGGCGAGGGCAGGGCGCTCTTCGTGTACATCCCCGACGGCTGCATCCCGGATCGCTGGCATCCGCGCGGCAGCTCGGGGAGCAGCACGTTCACGCTGCCCGAGATGAGCGCGCCGCTCGAGCGCGTCCGGCAGCACCTCACGTTCCTCGATGGGCTCGACATGTACGCGGGCGGGCCGACGCACGAGGGCGGCTGCGCGAAGGTGCTCACCGGCACCGATCCGACGTCGCTCGACGTGTTCCTCGGCCAGACGCTGCGCGAGGGCGTGCCGCACCCGAGCGTGCACCTCGGCGTGGGCTCGAACTTCGAGAACGGCAGCGGCAGCTTCTCGCGCCTGATGGGCACCGAGGTGAAGGCCGACGACGATCCGCTCAACGCGTTCTCGCGTTTGTTCGGTGGACGCGAGATGACCGACACGAGCGCGGAGGAGCTGCGCATCCGACGTCGTCGCAGCGTGCTCGACGCGATCAGCGGCGACCTGACCGCGCTGCGCGGCAGGCTCGGGAGCGTGGAGCGCACCAAGCTCGACGTGCACACCGAGTCGCTGCGCGAGCTCGAGCGCCGACTGATGGCGCCGGTGGGCGGCAGCTGCAGCGACGTCGCGTTCAACGCGGGGGGCTATCGCAACGTCGAGACCGACTACTACCCGAAGACCTACCACAAGGAAGACAACTTCCTGACCGTCGGGCGGCTGCAGCAGGACCTCGCGGTGCTCTCGCTGGGCTGCGGGATCACGCGGGTCGCGTCGATCATGTGGTCGCACCCGGTGAGCCCCACGCACGTGCGCGACTCCACGGCGACCCTGGGCAACCACGACGCGTCGCACTACGGCAACGCCGACAGCGACACGGCGCGCCAGTTCGTGGCACTGAAGCGCTGGTTCGCCGATCGCTTCGCGGAGCTGATCGAGAAGCTCGCGTCCACGCCCGACGGCGAAGGCACGCTGCTCGACTCGACCGTCGTGATGCTGTGCAGCGAGCTCGGCGACTCGAACGCGCACGATCACAAGCGCGTGCCCTTCGTGGTCGCGGGCGGCGCGGGCGTGCGGCTGCGCGGCAATCGCTTCATCGACTATCGCGGCGGGCACGGCGGCGAGAACGAGGCGCACTCCAAGCTGCTGGTGTCGATCGCGCAGGCGGTCGGCGTGCCGGTCGAGACCTATGGGTACTCGGGGCACGGCAGCGGCGGGCTCGAGGGGCTCTTGACCTGA
- a CDS encoding winged helix-turn-helix domain-containing protein has product MGDEELEIDLAKRRIRRGGEDVVVQRRVFDLITYLMQERGRAVSRAELLRHVWNDVHVSEASLNQAVRAARRAIGDDPVEPRRILTLRGYGYRWIDEPREVARAPSCHDETVERDDARGSEEGAVLFVVAGADGADVTPSAHALEGIDEIDVVRTARSGVVREGRTLVLGVASALLSRRHARIVRRPGGRFVLEDGGSKNGTRLDGRRVERVELRDGDWIGCGPLLLRFRSGMGAPLEERSLPTISPALARDVDAAARVLEDGVAVLVVASEGTDTARLARTLATLAGRRGAFVSWRARGADDDDVQLAERLDAARGGTLHVTHVDALDPRVIARLASAIEPRSEGEPPLDVAVVASAAADDGLLAAALGAHALRVPLLADRREDLGLLLAVHAPGVVWSPAALDRLAMHRWPGDERELAATIRAARALATRGVIEVDHLPASLR; this is encoded by the coding sequence GTGGGGGACGAGGAGCTCGAGATCGATCTCGCCAAGCGCCGCATCCGGCGCGGCGGCGAGGACGTCGTCGTGCAGCGGCGCGTCTTCGATCTGATCACCTATCTGATGCAGGAGCGCGGGCGCGCGGTGTCACGCGCCGAGCTCCTGCGGCACGTGTGGAACGACGTGCACGTGAGCGAGGCGTCGCTGAACCAAGCGGTGCGCGCCGCGCGGCGTGCGATCGGCGACGATCCGGTCGAACCTCGCCGCATCCTCACGCTGCGCGGGTACGGCTATCGGTGGATCGACGAGCCGCGCGAGGTGGCGCGCGCTCCGAGCTGCCACGACGAGACGGTCGAGCGCGACGACGCGCGCGGCAGCGAAGAGGGGGCGGTGCTCTTCGTGGTCGCAGGCGCGGACGGAGCCGACGTCACGCCGAGCGCCCATGCGCTCGAGGGGATCGACGAGATCGACGTGGTGCGCACCGCGCGCTCGGGCGTCGTGCGCGAGGGACGCACGCTCGTGCTCGGGGTCGCGAGCGCGCTGCTCTCGCGACGTCACGCGCGGATCGTCCGGCGACCCGGTGGGCGCTTCGTGCTGGAGGACGGCGGATCGAAGAACGGGACGCGCCTCGACGGTCGGCGCGTGGAGCGCGTGGAGCTCCGCGACGGCGACTGGATCGGCTGCGGCCCGCTGCTGCTGCGGTTCCGCAGCGGCATGGGCGCGCCGCTCGAGGAGCGCTCGCTCCCGACGATCTCGCCGGCGCTCGCGCGCGACGTGGATGCCGCGGCGCGCGTGCTCGAGGACGGCGTCGCGGTGCTCGTGGTGGCGAGCGAGGGGACCGACACCGCGCGGCTCGCGCGCACGCTGGCGACGCTCGCGGGACGTCGCGGCGCCTTCGTGTCGTGGCGAGCGCGCGGCGCGGACGACGACGACGTGCAGCTCGCGGAGCGACTCGACGCGGCCCGCGGGGGCACGCTGCACGTCACGCACGTGGACGCGCTCGATCCGCGCGTGATCGCGCGCCTGGCGAGCGCGATCGAGCCTCGCTCCGAGGGCGAGCCACCGCTCGATGTCGCGGTCGTCGCGAGCGCCGCGGCGGATGACGGGCTCCTCGCCGCGGCGCTCGGCGCGCACGCGCTGCGTGTGCCTCTGCTCGCCGATCGTCGCGAGGACCTCGGCCTCTTGCTCGCGGTGCACGCACCCGGCGTCGTGTGGTCGCCCGCGGCGCTCGATCGGCTCGCGATGCATCGCTGGCCCGGAGACGAGCGCGAGCTCGCGGCGACGATCCGCGCTGCGAGGGCGCTCGCGACGCGCGGTGTGATCGAGGTCGACCACCTGCCCGCGTCGCTGCGGTGA